The Thermosipho affectus DNA window AATTTTTGGACATTTGTGTTAGAATAATATTAGAAAAAATTTGGAGGGGAATAATATGAAGAGTATTTTGGACTTTAAGTATGATAAATTGGTTGGAGAATTTAAAAAGATAAATTTAGAAAGATATAGGGTGGATCAAGTTTTGGATTGGATTTATAAGAAAAAAATTTTTGATTTTAACGATATGACAAATCTTTCTAAGGAACACCGAAGGATACTTTCAGAAAGATTTACAATAGATATTCCAGAACTATTAGATATGCAGGTTTCTAAAATTGATAAAACTACAAAGTTTCTGTGGAAATTAAAAGATGGTAACACAATTGAGTCTGTTGCGTTATTTCATTCAGGTAGGGTTACTTCTTGTATATCTACGCAAGTAGGATGTCCGGTAAAATGTAGTTTTTGTGCAACGGGACAAAGTGGTTTTGTGAGAAATTTAACTGTTGGTGAAATTGTAGGTCAAATTTTGGCTATTGAATTGAATAGAAAAGTTAAAGTGGGAAATGTAGTTTATATGGGAATGGGTGAACCACTATTAAATTTTGGAAATGTGCTGGATAGTATTAAAATATTAAATCACAAAAAGATGTTGAATATAGGGATTAGAAGAATTACTATTTCTACCGTTGGAATTCCAGAAAAAATCGTAGAACTTGCAAAATCAGGTTTAGACGTGAAATTGGCATTATCTTTACATGCACCCACAGATTTTAAAAGAGATCAGATAATTCCGTTAAATAAAAAATACAGTGTTGAAGAGTTAATATATGCATTAAAAAAGTATCAAGAAATCACAGGTAATAGAATTACAATTGAGTATATTTTAATAAGAGAGTTTAATGATTATCCAGATGATGCTGTTAAATTAGCAGAATTATTAAGAAGATTGAGTGTATTTGTCAATCTCATTCCGGTTAATCCAGTAAATCCTGAATTTCATAGGCCAAGCAAATGGGCAATTGAGAGGTTTAAAGAGGTATTAGAGAAAAATGGTATAGAGTGTGAAATTAGGCAAGAAAAAGGTACAGATATAGATGCTGCTTGTGGACAATTAAGAAGGAGGAATATAAAATAAGGTTTTTAAAATCTTTGATAATATTTTTATTTGGAATCTATTTTGGGGCGTTGGCATTTATAGGTATAAATTATTATTTCCAAAGAACAAATTTCTTGACGTTTTCAATTGATGAGTTGAATGGTAAAAAAATTGAAGATATAGAAAAAGATCTAAGTAGTTCTGGATTTAAGGTGGAGTTTTTTAACAAAGGACAAATTGTTGATATTATTCCAAAGTTTAGTGTGTTAAAAAAGGGAAGAACTATAAAAATAATATTGAGAGATGAAAAATTTAAATTACCTAATTTGTATGGTGTTTTTTATCTTGAAGGTATAAGCTTTTTGAAAAAACGTGGAGTTGATGTTGAAATAGTAAAAATAAAATTTCCTGGCCCAGATGGAAGGATATTGGCATCTTACCCAAGTTTTGGAAGTGAGATTTCTGAGAATTCCAAAATAAGATTATTAGTTGATTTTGGTGAAACAGGAGGTATGGAATGAGAAAAAAAGGTTTGGTATTAAAATTTATGTCAAATATGGCGTTGGTTGAAGATATAGAAACAGGGAAAGTATTTATTTGTAAGCTTAGGGGAAAATTTAAGGAACAAGGAATTAGGCCGATAGTTGGTGATTTTGTAGAATATCGCCATATAGTAGGTAATGAAGGGATTGTAGAAAACATTTTAAATAGGAAGAACGAATTAAAACGTCCGAGGGTTGCAAATATTGATCAAGTAGTGATTGTTACTTCTTTAAAAAGACCTGAAGTGCCTCTAAAAATATTGGATAGGTACTTAGTTTTGGTAGAAAATGTAAAAATACCCGCTGTCATTGTTTTAAATAAATGTGATTTGTTAAGTAGAGAGGAAATTGATGTGTTTTTAAGTATTTATAGTAAAATGTATCCTGTTTTTTTGGTGAGTGCTAAAAATAGAATGGGAATTGATAAGCTTGTAGAAGTCTTTAAAGATAAAGTGTCTACTATGGCAGGTATGTCTGGGGTAGGAAAGAGTAGTATATTAAACGCTATTAATCCTGGTTTATCGTTAAAAGTAGGTGAAATTTCAAAAAAGTTAGATAGAGGTAAACATACAACTACTGTTATTGAATTGTTGAAATTTGATTTTGGTGGATGGATTGCCGATACACCTGGATTTGCCAGTTTAGATATTAGTGAAGTTGAAAGTGAAGAACTTAAAAATTATTTCCCGGAATTTAGTAATTTTTTATGTTTGTATCCTGATTGTAATCATATACACGAACCAGAATGTGGAATCAAAAGAGCAGTTGAAGATGGATTAATTGCAAAGTCACGATATGAAAGTTATTTTGAAATGTTTCATGAGCTTTTGGAGGGAAATTAAATGTTTTTACCCACTACAAAATATGATATGGAAAAATTAGGGTGGAAATATTTAGATATAATATTAATTACGGGGGATGCCTATATTGATCATCCCTCAATAGGTGTTTCTTTGTTGGGGCGTTATCTTGTTTCAAAGGGATTTAAAGTAGGGATTATTGGGCAACCTGACGTAAAGGATGATAGAGATGTGACGAGGTTGGGAAGACCTCGTTTATTTTTTGGGATAACCGGTGGAAATGTTGATTCAATGGTTGCAAATTATACGGCATCTATGAAGAAAAGAAAAAAAGATGATTATACTCCAGAAAAACTTGGCAATAAAAGACCAGATAGGGCGGTAATAGTGTATTCAAATTTAGTTAGAAGGTTTTTTAAGGGCATGCCAATTGTAATCGGTGGTATTGAAGCAAGTTTAAGAAGATTTGCACATTATGACTGGTGGTCTGATAAACTTAGAAAATCTATATTGTTAGATGCAAAAGCGGATCTTTTGGTATACGGAATGGGCGAAAAGGCGATTTTGGAGATTGCAAAGTGTTTGCAAAAATATGGGGATACAAGTAAATGTAACGATATCAGGGGGGTAGTTTGGTGGACGTCAAAAAGGGTTGAAAAAGCAATTGAAATTTCCTCTTATGAGGAAATATTGAATGATAAATTGAAATATAATGAGGCATTTAAAAAGATTAGTTTTTTAACTGATCCAAATAGGGATATTTTAATTGTTCAAAAGCAAGACAATAGATATGTTGTGCAAAATCCACCTCAGTTTCCTTTAGATAGAAATGAATTTGATAATTTGTATTTGTTACCTTTTGAAAGGGAAGTTCATCCTTTTTATTTAAAGAATGGGAAGGTCAAAGCTATTGAAACAGTTAGATTTTCCATTACTACTGTTAGAGGTTGTTATGGTATGTGTGCATTTTGCGCACTAACCCAGCATCAAACAACGCATGTTATTTCTAGAAGTAAAGAGTCAATTTTGGAAGAGGTGAAGATTTTAAGAAAAATGAAAAATTTTAGGGGAACAATTTTTGATGTTGGTGGTCCTACAGCAAATATGTATGGAGCTCAGTGTAATATTCGTGCTTTAAAAGGACAGTGTAATAGATTTTGTCTTTTTAAGGAACCTTGTAAAAACTCATTAGTTGATCATAGTAAATTGTTGGATTTGTTATATACTATAAAAGAGGTAGATGGAGTGAAAAATGTTTTTATTTCATCTGGAATAAGACATGATTTGGTTTTGGAAGATAAAAAATACGGTGAAATTTTTATTAGAGAGCTTCCAAAATTCACCCCCGGGCAATTGAAGCTGGCACCGGAACACTCTCATGAAAATGTTTTAAAGATTATGAGAAAACCGAATATTAATAAGTTTTTGGAATTTAAAAGGAAATATGAAAGTAACTCCAAGAAAAAATATGTAGTTGCTTATTTTATTGTTGGTCATCCTGGAGAATCTTTTAAAGAAAATAGTCATTTGAAAAGATTTATTAGAGAAAAATTGGGATATAGACCTCAGCAAATTCAAATCTTTACACCTACACCTGGTACCTTAAGCACGGCTATATATTTTACTGGTGTTGATCCGTATACAAATGAAAAAATATTTGTTGAAAGGAAATTGAGTAAACGTAATCAGATGAAGAAAAATATTATTCACATGTGATATAATCTTTTATGGAGGTGGGTTATAGAATGGAAGATCCTTTAAGTTATTTTTGGTCATTTATATTTTTGATATTTTTGTTGTATTTGTCGTCTGTTTTTTCCGCTTCAGAAACAGCTTTAACATCTGTAAGTAGATTGAAATTAAGGGAGTCTTTGAGAAAAGGTGATATGAAAGAGGAAGAAAATGAATTACATCTTTTTAATAAGTTACTTACCGTTATTTTGATTATGAATAATTTGGTAAATATTTTGGCTTCATCCGTTGCAACTTTGTTGGTTGTTGGTCTATTTGAAAATATACTTCCGAGTAGTGTTTCTGCGCTTTTAAGTACTTTAGTCTTAACCTTTTTTATACTTATCTTTGGTGAAATTACTCCTAAGATATACGCACGACAAAACAATGAGAAAATTTTTAATAAGATGATTAAAGTGCTTTTATTCCTTTCAAAAGTTTTTTCTCCTATAATTAAAATGTTAGTGGGAATTTCAAATTTTGTTATAAAGTTAATTGGTGGAAAATTGGTAGAAGAAGCGCCATTTATTACAACTGAAGATATTTTAATGTATGTGGAAGTTGGAATGGAAGAAGGAACTTTACGCCATGAGGAAAGTTTTATGTTAAAAAGGACTTTGGAAATGGAAGAGTCAATGGTTAAAGAAATTATGATTCCCCGAGTGGATATCATAGCAATTGAGGAATCTGAGACATTGGATAAAGTAATGGAGATTATAAAGGAAGAAGAATATTCAAGAATTCCTGTTTATAAAGAAACTATAGATAATATTGTGGGAATTTGTTATGCAAAGGATGTTCTTGTTTTTATTAGTGAGAGAGGAACGGATGTTTCAACCAAAGTAAAAGTAAAAGAACTTATGAGGGAACCTTTGTTTGTTCCAGAAACAATGAAAGTTTCTGAACTTTTGAAAATTTTTAAGGAACAAAAAATACATATGGCAATAGTGGTAGATGAGTATGGAGGAACAGCAGGTCTTGTAACGATGGAAGATATATTGGAAGAAATTTTTGGTGAAATAATGGATGAATATGATCAAAATGAAAATATTGGTATAAAAAGGCTTGAAAATGGGGCATATATAGTTGATGCGACAGTGCCAATAAATGATTTGGAAAGGGAATTGGGTGTTGACTTTCCTGAAACGGATTACGAAACACTGGCCGGTTATATATTAGAGCATCTTCAAAGAATTCCAAAGGTTGGTGAAGAAATTCTTATCGATGGTTTTTCGTTTAAGATTATTGCAGCATCTAAGAACCGAATTGAAAAAGTTTTAGTAAAGGTGGTGGAAAAAAATGAGTAATAAGTTAATTGCATTGGCAAAAGATGCAATGAAAAGAGCTTATGCACCTTATTCCAGTTTTAAGGTAGGAGCGGCACTGTTGACAAAAACTGGTAAAGTCTTTACGGGTTCAAATGTGGAAAACGCTTCTTATGGATTAACGTGTTGCGCTGAGCGTATAGCCATTTTTAAAGCTGTAAGTGAAGGTGAAAAAGAATTTGATACATTAGTTGTAGTTGGAGATACAGAAGATCCAATATCACCATGTGGTGCTTGTAGACAGGTTATGGCTGAATTTGGAGACTTCAAAGTTATTTTAGTTGGAAAAAATGGTGCAGTAAAGGAAACAACTGTGGGGGAATTGTTGCCCGATTATTTTAAAAAGGAGCATTTGAACAAATGAACAGGGCACAGATTGTCTCCGTGCATTTACATGATTATTTGTATTTTAGAGATATTGATATATTTTTTGATTCAGGACTGAATGTTATAACTGGGGAGACTGGTGTTGGAAAAAGTTTAATATTAGATGTATTTGGGATTTTGTTGGGGATTGCTAATGGAAGAGTGGATAGTTATAACGCAGAGATGGTAATGGATATTCCTGTAGATTATCCTGAATATGACGTTTTTTCCGGAGAGAATGTTTTTTCTATAACAAAGAAAGGGAATAGAACTGTTTTTAAAATTAATGGGAAAGTTTTTCCAAAAAAGATTGTAAGTAAATTACTCTCGGAATTTATAACTTTGCACAGACAAAATTCACATATAAAGATTTTAGAACCAAATTTTATTTTAAATTTTCTAGATGAAACTTCAAATAATTTTGAAGATTTGAAGAAATATAGAGAGTATTTTGAAAGATATAAAAAAATTCGAAAATTATTAACCGAAGAATCGTTAAGTGATTTAAGGGAAAACTTGGCGGAATTAGAAGAAAAAATAATTGAAATTGAAAAGATTAGTCCCTCAATAGAAGAAGAAGAGAAGTTGAAGAGAGAATATGATATTGCTTTGAAAGCACAAGAAACTATTGAAAAGTATAATTATATATTAAATTCAAGTGAGGAAATTACGGAAAAGCTCTGGGAAATAAAAAAGATGTTGAATGAAAAACATGAAGAATCTTTGAATACCGCGTTAGATATAATAGAAACTTTAAAGTTGGATTTGCAGAAAGAAATTGATGAAATAGAAAGCTACGATATAAAGGAACTGGAAGAAAGAATATGGGATTATAACCTTTTAAAGAGAAAGTATGGACCTACAATAGAAGATGTAATAGATAATTATGAGAACTTTATAAAAGATTCTAAAAAATTAAAAGAAAGAATTAAAATTTTAGAAAATTCAAATAATGAACTTGAGCAAGTTTTAAATAAAATGAGGAAATATGCAAGTTTGTTGTCGGAAAGTAGAAAAAATGCTGCAAAGAAAGTTTTGGAAAGGTTTTATAGACATTCAAGAGATTTGAATTTGTCTTTTGAATTGAAATTTCAATTTGAAAATGTGGATTTTAATTATTTTGGAATGGATAAAGTAGAATTACTCGGTAGTGCAATAAAGGGAGAAAAATTAAAACCGGTAAAGAATATAGCATCGGGTGGAGAGTTGTCAAGACTTATGCTTGCTTTGGAACTTTCCGTTGTTTCAGATGGGATTTTGATTTTTGACGAAATTGATGCGGGAATTAGTGGTATTACTGGGAATAAACTTGCAGAAAAGTTGAAAGAAGTTTCTAAAAATTATCAAGTAATTGTAGTGACGCACTTACCACAAGTTGCAATTAAGGCTGATAAACACTTTGTTGTGAATAAAACAGATAACGGAGGGAAAGTTTGTGAATTGGATGAAGAAAAAAGAGCGCAAGAGATAAAAAGAATGTTAGGTTCCGATGCTGTTTTAAAGTTTATTGAGGAGTGATGTTCGTGAAGAAAGTATTTATTTTATTTTTTCTACTTTTATTGTTTTTTGGGTGTAATAATACCGATGAAAATTGTATTCTTATTGGAAAAAATAAAATTTGTCTACAACCTAATGATGAAATTATCAGTATAAATACGGGATATTATAATGTTTTACTTAAGAATGGTGACTTGTTATATTTTGAAGGAATTTCTCAAACTGGTGGGATTGATTTGGAAAAAGCATTAATTTTGGCTAGAATAGATGCAGCTTTAAAAATGAAAGATTTTTTAGGAATAGATATTAAGTCGGAAAACGGAGAAATCACCTTAAATTACGGTGATATAAAGCATCTATCGTATGACTTGATCTATCTTTTGAATAGATCTTTGGAATATATTGTTTTTAGAAGAAATCGCGGAAATTTTTATGAAATACATACAATTTTATTTTTTATTCCATCTTTAAAGAGATTTGTCCCTATATATGAGGATGATTTTTCAAGAAAGATTTGGAAATTAAGTAATCATTTTTAGAAAGTCTTCTTCCGATAGAATTTTTACACCTAATTGTTGTGCTTTTTTTAACTTTGAGCCTGGATTTTCACCAACTATTAGGTAGTTTGTTTTGGTACTTACGGAATTTGATACTTTGCCACCGTTTAATTCTATTAGTTCTATAGCTTTATCTCTTGAGAGAGAGTTTAATTTACCTGTAATTACAAATGTTAGTCCTTTTAATATATCCGATTTTTTCATTTCCTTTTTTTCAAGATTTACTCCAGCCTTTTTCAATTTTTCAATAATTTCTTTTGTTTTTTCGTTTTTGAAATAATTTATTATACTTTTGGCAATTTCAGGACCTATATTTTCAATTTCAACTAGCTCTTCATAGGAAGCATTGGATAGGTTTTCTAAGCTTTTAAATCTTTTTGCTAGTATTTTTGCAGTTTTTTCACCAACTAATGGTATGCCAAGACCAATAATGACTCTGTTTAGTGGAGTATGTTTTGCTTTATTTATTTGTTCTAGAATTTTTGCGATGGATTTTTGACCTAATCCGCTTATTTGTGCTAGCTCAAAGGGAGTTAGGTAAAATATATCGGCTACATCATCTACCAATTTTGCGTCAACTATTTTATCGATAATTTTTTCACCGATACCAGAAATATCAAAAGCAGATTTAGATACAAATATTTCTAAATGTCTTTTAAGTTTCTGAGGACAATGCGGATTGAGACATCTAATGGCGGTTTCATCATCAGATAATTTTCCAATTTCGCCATTGCAAATGGGACATTTTTTTGGAATTTCAATATCTTTTTCGGAACCTGTTCTTTTTTCTTTGATTATGTTTACAACTTGTGGAATTATACCTCCCGCTTTTTCAACGAGGACGTGATCACCGATTTTAATGTCTTTTTCTTTTATGTAATCAAAGTTATGTAATGATGCACGTTTTACGATACTGCCATCTAAATCTATTGGTTCAAAGATTGCAACAGGAGTAATAACTCCGCTTCTTCCAACGTTTAATTCTACGTCTAATATTTTTGTTTCTTTTTGAATAGCAGGGAATTTAAAAGCAATAGCCCATCTTGGTGATTTTGTGGTTTCTCCCAAAATTTTTTGATACTCAAAGTTATTAACCTTTATTACCAATCCATCGATCCAATAATCTAATTTTTTCCTACCATCGGTCCATTTTTTCCAAAAATTTACAACACATTCTATATCTTGGCACAGTTTTGAGTGCGGATTAACTTTAAACCCTATTTCTTTCAAGAAGTTTAAAGCTTCCCATTGAGTAGTTAATCCGTATTTTTCAGGATTTACTATATGATAAATAAATGAATCAAGGTTTCTTCTTGCAACAATTGAAGAATTCAATTGGCGAATTGTCCCAGCTGCTGCATTACGTGGATTTGCAAAAGGTTGTAAGCCTTCTTTTTCGGCTAATTTGTTGTATTTTTCAAATTCTTTAATAGGCATATAAATCTCGCCTCGAACTTCTATATCAATATTTTTGAATAATCGCAAAGGTATTGATTTTATTTTTTTTACATTTTCTGAAATGTCATCGCCAATTATTCCATTGCCACGACTGATTGCAGTTTTAAAATATCCATTTTCATACCTTATTGCAACGGAGATACCATCTATTTTTAATTCACATACATATTGTACTATGTTTGTCTTTAACATTTTTTTTATTCTATTATCAAATTCTCTCATTTCTAGTTCGTTGTATGTATTGTCTAAACTTAGCATGGGAATTGAATGTTCCACTTTTTTAAATCCTTGAATTAATCCCCCTCCCACTTTTTGTGTTGGAGAATTTAATGAATAGTATTCAGGATATTTTTTTTCCAGATCTATTAATTTTTTTAAAAGTTTATCGTATTCTTCATCACTTATTACCGGATCAGCCAAAACATAATATCTGTAATTATGATATTCAATTTCTTTCCGTAATTTTTCAATTTCATCTTTGATTTTATCCATATTACTTTCCTCCAAATTATTTTTGTAAATTTGCAAAAAATTTGATTGTATGATAAAATATTTTTTGGTAATTAATATATTTTTTTGGGGGAGGTATAAATATGATAAACTTTCTTGCTATTTTAGGTGTTATATTTTTAATAATTTTAGGGATTTTATTTTTTCCGTTTTTATCCCCTATTTTATCTATAGTTCTTGGAGTTCTTTTAATTGTTTTGATTTTTATTGGATTAGTAACAATAGTACTTCCAGTAGTTCTTGTCTTAATAGCAATCGCTCTTATTGTAAAAGGTGTCAGATATTTAACAAACAAAAGGTGAGGCTTATGCCTCACTTATTTCAAAATCAATCTGCATTCTAGTTTTGTTAGCATTTACAACTTTTGCCCTTAATTTATCTCCTATTTTGTACACTTTTCCTGTATGTTGACCAATTAAGATACTTTTTTCGGGATCATATAAGAAATAATCATCCAGTGTAGAAACATGAATTAATCCTGATATGTTTTTATCTATTATTTCTACGAACATTCCAAATTTTGTGACGGAAGTTACAACTACATCGAAAACTTCACCAATGTGATTTGATATATAGTCAATTTTTTTCAAGGCAATATAATCCCACTCAGCTTCATCTGCTATTCTCTCTCTTTTACTTGAATGTATGGCAACTTTTGATAGCTTCTCATTTAATTTTTTGAGTTGCTTTTTTGATATTTTTTTGTTGTCAGTTAAGAATTTTTTAATAAGTCTGTGGACAATAAGATCTGGATATCTCCTTATCGGAGAGGTAAAATGTGTGTATGCATATGAGGCAAGTCCAAAATGTCCAATGTTTGTAGCTGAATAGATTGCACGTTTCATTGAACGGACAAGGAGTTTTTCTATACTCCCCCTTAATGGATGTCCTTCGGTTTTTTCGAGTAATGTTTGTAATACTTTGGGTTGTATCTTTTTTGGAACTTTAAATTCTATCCCTAAAGCTGCTAAATAATTTTTTAATTGGATAATTGTATCTGGATCAGGTTGTTCATGTACTCTATATACAAATGGCAAATCAAGATGATGAAAAATTTCTGCGATGGTTTCATTTGCTTTTATCATAAATTCTTCTATGATAACTTCTGCTTCTCCCCTTTTCCTTGGGATAATATCGACTGCGTGCCCTTTTTCATCTAGAATAATCTTAACTTCTCCACCTTCTATGTCTAAAATTGCCCCTCTTTCTTTTCGAGCTTTTCTTAAAATATCTTTTAATTCTTTCATTAGCAATAATTCTTTTCTTAAGTCTCCAATTTTTTTTATTGCTTCTTCTTTTCCTTCGAAAAGAGCGTTTACATCGTCGTATACAAGTCTTCTATTGCTTCTTATTACTCCTTTTGTAACTTCAAAATCAACTACTTTACCATCTTTGTTGATTTCCATTGTTAACGACATTACCAAACGATCTTCGCCTTGGACCAAACTACAAATTCCATGTGATAATTTAAAAGGTAACATTGGAATGACTCTATCTATTAAATAAATACTTGTTCCGCGTTTAAACGCTTCTTTGTCTAGAAAGCTATCTTCTTTTACATAGTGTGAAACATCTGCAATATGTACTCCAAGTAGGTAGTTTCCATTTTTTAATTTTTTTACACTTACAGCATCATCAAAATCCTTTGCATCTGGTCCATCAATTGTTACTACTAATTCATTTCTAAAATCTTTTCTATTTTTAATGTCTCTTGAAAAGACTTTATCAGGAATTTTTGATGCTTCTTGCATAACTTCGTTTGGAAAAGATATATTTATGTCATGTTTTACGATTACAGTTGGAAAATCAGTTGCAGGATCATCGGCATAACCTAATACTTCTACAATTTTTGCAACGGGATTTTTCGTAGGGGTAGGATATTTTAAAATCTTCCCTACTACTTTTTGACCAGGTTTTGCATTATTAAAAAATTCTATGGGGATATAAAAATCATATTGAATTTTTGGATCATCTGGGATTAAAAATGCAGCTCTTCCAATAGGTTGAAATGTTCCCACTACCTTTTTTAACCCGTGATCAATTATTTTTATTACTCTTCCTTCAGGTATGTCATACCATTTTCCCTCTATTTCTACTATTACCTTGTCTTTATGTATAGCTCTCCCTGCTTTTTCGGCGGGAATAGCAATTTCTTCTCCGGATTCTGTCCAAACAAATGCCATTGTACCATTTCTTGTGAATTCTATAGTACCAATGACCATATTTTTGCTTATTGGTTTGTATCTTCCTTTACTGTCTTTGAATAATTTTCCTTCGTATAAAAGATCATTTAGTATTTTTCTTAGTTCTTTTTTTTCTGTTTTATTTTTTAAGCCTAGTGCTTTATATAATTCTTTTTGAAGCATAGGTTTATAATTTTTTGAATTTATAAAATTTAATACTTTTCTTTTGGTAATCATTTCTTCACTCCTTTATCTTTCTAATGATTGAAACATAAAATGGTGTTAGAGTTTCATCTGGATAAAATAGCGCTCCATAGCCATCCCATATATATTTTATACCAAATTGTTCTAATTGGTTTCTTATATCCAAAAATTCACCGAGAGATTTTAGTTGATTTACAGTATTTTTGTTTTCCTCGATAGTTACTGTACATGTAGAATAAACCATTAATCCATGTTTTTTTAGATTTTTCCATAAATTTGATATGATCTTTTGTTGAATTTTGGAAAGTTTCTGGAAATTTTCCTTAGATTGTCTTCTTAAAACCTCTGGATTTCTTCTTGCTGTTCCTAGACTGCTGCAGGGTACATCAACAAAGATTTTATCAAAAAAGTCATTTAATTTTATTTTTTGAGCATCGTAATTTAAGATTTTTTTTGGTTTTAAATTTAATCTTTTGAATTG harbors:
- the rsgA gene encoding ribosome small subunit-dependent GTPase A, which produces MRKKGLVLKFMSNMALVEDIETGKVFICKLRGKFKEQGIRPIVGDFVEYRHIVGNEGIVENILNRKNELKRPRVANIDQVVIVTSLKRPEVPLKILDRYLVLVENVKIPAVIVLNKCDLLSREEIDVFLSIYSKMYPVFLVSAKNRMGIDKLVEVFKDKVSTMAGMSGVGKSSILNAINPGLSLKVGEISKKLDRGKHTTTVIELLKFDFGGWIADTPGFASLDISEVESEELKNYFPEFSNFLCLYPDCNHIHEPECGIKRAVEDGLIAKSRYESYFEMFHELLEGN
- the rlmN gene encoding 23S rRNA (adenine(2503)-C(2))-methyltransferase RlmN; this translates as MKSILDFKYDKLVGEFKKINLERYRVDQVLDWIYKKKIFDFNDMTNLSKEHRRILSERFTIDIPELLDMQVSKIDKTTKFLWKLKDGNTIESVALFHSGRVTSCISTQVGCPVKCSFCATGQSGFVRNLTVGEIVGQILAIELNRKVKVGNVVYMGMGEPLLNFGNVLDSIKILNHKKMLNIGIRRITISTVGIPEKIVELAKSGLDVKLALSLHAPTDFKRDQIIPLNKKYSVEELIYALKKYQEITGNRITIEYILIREFNDYPDDAVKLAELLRRLSVFVNLIPVNPVNPEFHRPSKWAIERFKEVLEKNGIECEIRQEKGTDIDAACGQLRRRNIK
- a CDS encoding PASTA domain-containing protein, translated to MWTIKKEEYKIRFLKSLIIFLFGIYFGALAFIGINYYFQRTNFLTFSIDELNGKKIEDIEKDLSSSGFKVEFFNKGQIVDIIPKFSVLKKGRTIKIILRDEKFKLPNLYGVFYLEGISFLKKRGVDVEIVKIKFPGPDGRILASYPSFGSEISENSKIRLLVDFGETGGME
- a CDS encoding hemolysin family protein; the protein is MEDPLSYFWSFIFLIFLLYLSSVFSASETALTSVSRLKLRESLRKGDMKEEENELHLFNKLLTVILIMNNLVNILASSVATLLVVGLFENILPSSVSALLSTLVLTFFILIFGEITPKIYARQNNEKIFNKMIKVLLFLSKVFSPIIKMLVGISNFVIKLIGGKLVEEAPFITTEDILMYVEVGMEEGTLRHEESFMLKRTLEMEESMVKEIMIPRVDIIAIEESETLDKVMEIIKEEEYSRIPVYKETIDNIVGICYAKDVLVFISERGTDVSTKVKVKELMREPLFVPETMKVSELLKIFKEQKIHMAIVVDEYGGTAGLVTMEDILEEIFGEIMDEYDQNENIGIKRLENGAYIVDATVPINDLERELGVDFPETDYETLAGYILEHLQRIPKVGEEILIDGFSFKIIAASKNRIEKVLVKVVEKNE
- a CDS encoding DNA repair protein RecN, yielding MHLHDYLYFRDIDIFFDSGLNVITGETGVGKSLILDVFGILLGIANGRVDSYNAEMVMDIPVDYPEYDVFSGENVFSITKKGNRTVFKINGKVFPKKIVSKLLSEFITLHRQNSHIKILEPNFILNFLDETSNNFEDLKKYREYFERYKKIRKLLTEESLSDLRENLAELEEKIIEIEKISPSIEEEEKLKREYDIALKAQETIEKYNYILNSSEEITEKLWEIKKMLNEKHEESLNTALDIIETLKLDLQKEIDEIESYDIKELEERIWDYNLLKRKYGPTIEDVIDNYENFIKDSKKLKERIKILENSNNELEQVLNKMRKYASLLSESRKNAAKKVLERFYRHSRDLNLSFELKFQFENVDFNYFGMDKVELLGSAIKGEKLKPVKNIASGGELSRLMLALELSVVSDGILIFDEIDAGISGITGNKLAEKLKEVSKNYQVIVVTHLPQVAIKADKHFVVNKTDNGGKVCELDEEKRAQEIKRMLGSDAVLKFIEE
- the cdd gene encoding cytidine deaminase; this encodes MSNKLIALAKDAMKRAYAPYSSFKVGAALLTKTGKVFTGSNVENASYGLTCCAERIAIFKAVSEGEKEFDTLVVVGDTEDPISPCGACRQVMAEFGDFKVILVGKNGAVKETTVGELLPDYFKKEHLNK
- a CDS encoding YgiQ family radical SAM protein, with translation MFLPTTKYDMEKLGWKYLDIILITGDAYIDHPSIGVSLLGRYLVSKGFKVGIIGQPDVKDDRDVTRLGRPRLFFGITGGNVDSMVANYTASMKKRKKDDYTPEKLGNKRPDRAVIVYSNLVRRFFKGMPIVIGGIEASLRRFAHYDWWSDKLRKSILLDAKADLLVYGMGEKAILEIAKCLQKYGDTSKCNDIRGVVWWTSKRVEKAIEISSYEEILNDKLKYNEAFKKISFLTDPNRDILIVQKQDNRYVVQNPPQFPLDRNEFDNLYLLPFEREVHPFYLKNGKVKAIETVRFSITTVRGCYGMCAFCALTQHQTTHVISRSKESILEEVKILRKMKNFRGTIFDVGGPTANMYGAQCNIRALKGQCNRFCLFKEPCKNSLVDHSKLLDLLYTIKEVDGVKNVFISSGIRHDLVLEDKKYGEIFIRELPKFTPGQLKLAPEHSHENVLKIMRKPNINKFLEFKRKYESNSKKKYVVAYFIVGHPGESFKENSHLKRFIREKLGYRPQQIQIFTPTPGTLSTAIYFTGVDPYTNEKIFVERKLSKRNQMKKNIIHM